From a region of the Desulfomonile tiedjei genome:
- the pstS gene encoding phosphate ABC transporter substrate-binding protein PstS, translated as MFLVALPGVVNAGPDIENVTGAGASFPYPVYAKWATKYNQYTGLKIAYQSIGSGGGIAQIKAKTVDFGASDEPLKAEDLSKDGLIQFPMIMGGVVPVANIEGVSRGKLKLTPELLADIFLGKIKKWNDRRIVAVNSDVKLPDQEITVVHRADGSGTTWIFTNYLSKVSSEWKEKIGGGKSVSWPTGVGGKGNEGVSALVKKTAGGIGYVEYAYALKERLKYVQLQNNAGKFITPTIETFQTAAANADWEKAPGFYIVLVDQPGEKSWPITGASYILMHKDQADPAKAHAVLKFFDWCFKNGADAAKELHYVPMPTKVFTLVESVWAKDMSAGGSPVWK; from the coding sequence ATGTTTCTTGTTGCCCTGCCGGGCGTTGTGAATGCAGGGCCGGACATCGAAAATGTTACTGGGGCCGGAGCTTCATTCCCGTACCCCGTCTATGCCAAGTGGGCTACAAAGTACAACCAATACACCGGCCTGAAGATCGCCTACCAGTCCATTGGGTCCGGTGGGGGAATAGCTCAAATCAAAGCAAAAACCGTTGACTTCGGAGCTTCCGATGAGCCTCTGAAAGCTGAAGACCTATCCAAGGACGGATTGATCCAGTTCCCCATGATCATGGGCGGAGTGGTGCCGGTAGCAAACATTGAAGGGGTGAGCAGAGGAAAACTCAAGCTTACGCCGGAACTGCTGGCGGACATATTCCTCGGTAAGATCAAGAAATGGAATGACCGAAGAATCGTGGCGGTTAATTCGGACGTGAAATTGCCCGACCAAGAAATAACTGTGGTGCACAGGGCGGATGGTTCCGGAACCACCTGGATCTTCACCAACTATCTGAGCAAAGTCTCCAGCGAATGGAAGGAAAAGATCGGCGGCGGCAAATCGGTTTCCTGGCCGACCGGTGTCGGTGGCAAGGGAAATGAAGGTGTCTCCGCTCTGGTGAAGAAGACGGCAGGAGGCATCGGCTATGTCGAGTATGCGTACGCTCTCAAGGAACGGCTAAAGTACGTTCAGCTTCAAAATAACGCGGGGAAATTCATCACTCCTACCATCGAGACATTTCAGACCGCGGCTGCGAACGCGGATTGGGAAAAGGCCCCAGGTTTCTACATTGTGCTTGTCGATCAGCCTGGCGAGAAAAGCTGGCCAATTACTGGAGCTTCATACATACTCATGCACAAAGACCAGGCAGATCCCGCAAAAGCCCATGCCGTTTTGAAATTTTTCGATTGGTGTTTTAAGAATGGCGCGGACGCAGCCAAAGAGCTTCACTATGTGCCCATGCCGACAAAAGTATTTACTCTCGTGGAGTCTGTGTGGGCAAAGGACATGAGTGCCGGCGGCTCACCGGTTTGGAAGTAG
- a CDS encoding Tm-1-like ATP-binding domain-containing protein: MNASEEKTVLIIGTLDTKGEECLYIRDFLGKHGIKSLLVDPGPMGKPIARGDIPREEVAARAGFKLTELVGTRDKGKIIQAMTKGLTACLSDLHREGKIHGVIALGGGQGTAMGTAAMQALPLGFPKVMVSTIAAGDMRPFLQTQDIAVFPSVTDVFGLNYVFVRILENAVSALIGMVNNYRPIEKGNRQVIGATAFGVTTPGLMRMKKIFNENGYEMILFHATGIGGTAMEHMAQAGYFDGIMDWTTHEILDEVGKGIFASGKARLDVLSKAKIPCVMAPGAIDYICKGPFDGLPAAWKKRKHIIHNRNITLVRGTGHEMIKAAKFMAKKINKATVPVKILVPLRGFSEPNAEGRPFYDPETDRMFIQTLRQHLKDKSRIIEYDAHINDDSFVREGVALMMKMLDRQM; this comes from the coding sequence ATGAACGCATCTGAAGAAAAAACAGTTCTCATCATCGGCACGCTCGATACCAAGGGCGAAGAATGCCTGTATATTAGGGATTTCTTGGGAAAACACGGGATCAAAAGCCTCCTTGTGGATCCGGGGCCCATGGGCAAGCCGATCGCCCGCGGAGACATTCCGAGAGAAGAAGTGGCCGCAAGGGCAGGTTTTAAATTAACGGAACTCGTAGGGACTCGCGACAAAGGGAAGATCATCCAGGCCATGACCAAAGGCCTGACAGCCTGCCTTTCGGATTTGCATCGTGAGGGAAAGATTCACGGTGTCATCGCACTCGGGGGCGGACAAGGCACGGCCATGGGAACCGCGGCCATGCAAGCACTCCCGCTTGGATTTCCAAAGGTCATGGTGTCCACCATCGCGGCCGGGGATATGCGGCCGTTCTTGCAAACGCAAGACATAGCCGTCTTTCCTTCTGTCACTGATGTGTTCGGGCTCAATTACGTTTTTGTGAGAATCCTTGAGAACGCGGTCAGCGCCCTAATCGGCATGGTGAACAACTATCGCCCCATTGAAAAGGGGAATCGGCAAGTCATTGGCGCCACCGCTTTCGGCGTAACCACTCCCGGACTGATGAGGATGAAAAAGATCTTCAATGAAAATGGCTATGAGATGATCCTTTTCCATGCAACGGGAATCGGCGGGACGGCCATGGAGCATATGGCCCAGGCGGGGTATTTCGACGGGATCATGGACTGGACGACGCATGAGATTTTGGACGAGGTCGGCAAGGGGATCTTCGCTTCAGGTAAGGCTCGATTGGATGTCCTGTCCAAAGCCAAAATACCCTGTGTCATGGCTCCCGGCGCCATAGACTACATCTGCAAAGGTCCTTTCGACGGTCTTCCCGCTGCATGGAAAAAAAGAAAACACATCATCCACAATCGAAATATTACCCTTGTGCGCGGCACGGGCCATGAGATGATCAAGGCCGCGAAATTCATGGCCAAGAAGATCAACAAGGCGACTGTGCCTGTGAAAATACTTGTGCCTCTCAGGGGCTTTTCAGAACCGAACGCCGAAGGGAGGCCTTTTTACGATCCGGAAACCGACAGAATGTTCATTCAGACCTTGCGGCAACATTTGAAGGATAAGTCACGGATCATTGAATACGACGCACATATTAATGACGATTCATTTGTTCGCGAAGGAGTCGCGCTTATGATGAAGATGCTGGATCGACAGATGTGA
- a CDS encoding N-acyl homoserine lactonase family protein: MDVKIIPINTGYIKLDKGAYITPGHGNGVEVEVPTWAFLITGGTEKILVDTGMSDTKRADWHHPGSYQPEGFRIDEQLEKLGVKVDDINAVLFTHLHWDHCSNMKLFKNADYYVHAKELAFALNPHVLYHKSYESKHLGVTAPFDGVDFRTVDGEYQYNDFITLFPTPGHCPGHQSVAVKPAEGVFVIAGDAVFADENLQPDKHRNLPFTPMGRYVNVFEMFSSMEKIFEKADHILTGHGTGVSEKSVYP; this comes from the coding sequence ATGGATGTGAAGATCATTCCGATAAACACCGGCTACATCAAGTTGGACAAGGGCGCATACATTACACCGGGTCATGGAAACGGAGTAGAAGTAGAGGTCCCCACCTGGGCATTTCTGATCACCGGCGGAACAGAGAAAATACTGGTTGACACGGGAATGAGTGACACGAAAAGGGCTGACTGGCATCACCCGGGGTCATACCAACCCGAAGGGTTTCGCATCGACGAACAGTTGGAAAAGCTGGGAGTGAAGGTTGACGACATAAACGCGGTCCTGTTCACCCATCTCCACTGGGATCACTGCTCTAACATGAAATTGTTCAAGAATGCGGACTATTACGTTCATGCAAAGGAATTGGCTTTTGCCTTGAATCCGCATGTCCTCTATCATAAGTCCTATGAATCGAAACACCTTGGAGTCACCGCGCCTTTTGACGGGGTCGATTTTCGGACCGTGGACGGGGAATACCAATACAATGACTTCATTACTCTTTTTCCTACTCCCGGCCATTGTCCGGGCCATCAGTCGGTGGCTGTAAAGCCCGCCGAAGGAGTTTTTGTGATAGCGGGCGATGCGGTGTTCGCGGATGAGAACCTTCAGCCGGACAAGCATCGAAACCTTCCTTTTACGCCCATGGGGAGGTACGTTAATGTTTTCGAGATGTTTTCCAGCATGGAGAAGATCTTCGAGAAGGCGGATCATATCTTGACCGGGCACGGCACGGGCGTGTCCGAGAAAAGTGTATATCCTTAG
- a CDS encoding ABC transporter substrate-binding protein — protein MRSRGSFGFVALALLGLGLLAVSLFVVAPAEAQEKVIKYGTMHPLTGAYSVLGRDQQRATELAVNEWNAKGGVLGHKIVWVSRDDQLNGAVALRRAKELVEEEKCDFIGGTLSGAISLAINEFACKNKVPYVAYCQSDMVTGPDQCKFGAAFMVIPSSAALAVSKYAFENLGKKWFAITADYRWGHSLLEGWMWQSEQMGGKFLGNVYVPLGTSDFSTYYAKIMAANPDFIVMNNLGADQTAAIKQASELGLTKKMKIVCSKTAMHTIKELGPVYDENVMGGMTFFWKLQDKYATSKKFVENYMKKFGDPVEQDGESGYVATNVLFMAMEKAGTVTDKEKIMKAMEGLKYELTKGPEEVRACDRQRVQSYLLVRGKGAKAKDWDIADIIAEIPGKDIIMSCEDNAKKLPFSNIKLPK, from the coding sequence ATGAGATCGCGAGGATCGTTTGGGTTTGTCGCGCTGGCGCTGCTGGGGCTCGGTCTGTTGGCTGTAAGCCTCTTTGTGGTCGCTCCGGCTGAGGCACAGGAGAAGGTCATCAAGTACGGCACCATGCACCCGCTTACCGGTGCGTATTCGGTCCTGGGCCGGGACCAGCAACGGGCCACCGAGCTGGCGGTGAATGAATGGAATGCCAAGGGTGGAGTTCTGGGGCACAAAATAGTTTGGGTCAGCCGAGACGACCAACTCAATGGCGCCGTAGCACTTCGAAGAGCCAAAGAGCTTGTTGAAGAGGAAAAGTGCGATTTTATCGGCGGCACCCTTTCAGGCGCTATCTCCCTGGCCATCAACGAGTTTGCCTGCAAAAACAAGGTCCCTTACGTCGCGTACTGCCAGTCGGACATGGTGACCGGACCCGATCAATGCAAGTTTGGCGCTGCTTTTATGGTTATCCCCTCCTCGGCGGCCCTGGCTGTCTCTAAGTACGCGTTTGAGAACCTCGGCAAGAAATGGTTTGCAATCACTGCGGATTATCGGTGGGGACACAGCCTGTTGGAAGGCTGGATGTGGCAAAGTGAGCAGATGGGAGGGAAATTCCTCGGCAACGTGTATGTACCGCTGGGCACCTCGGATTTTTCCACATACTATGCCAAGATTATGGCTGCCAACCCTGATTTCATAGTCATGAACAACCTGGGAGCCGATCAAACAGCCGCGATCAAGCAGGCAAGCGAACTCGGGCTTACCAAGAAGATGAAGATAGTATGCTCCAAGACCGCTATGCACACGATCAAAGAGCTTGGCCCGGTCTATGACGAGAACGTCATGGGAGGAATGACCTTTTTCTGGAAGTTGCAAGACAAGTACGCGACCAGCAAAAAATTCGTCGAGAATTATATGAAGAAATTCGGCGATCCTGTCGAGCAGGACGGTGAATCCGGGTACGTAGCGACAAATGTCCTTTTTATGGCCATGGAAAAAGCCGGTACGGTTACTGACAAGGAAAAGATCATGAAGGCCATGGAAGGGCTCAAGTACGAGCTTACCAAAGGCCCTGAAGAGGTCCGTGCTTGCGATCGCCAGAGGGTCCAGAGCTATCTGCTGGTCAGAGGCAAGGGAGCCAAGGCGAAAGACTGGGATATCGCAGACATCATCGCTGAAATCCCTGGTAAAGACATTATTATGTCTTGCGAGGACAATGCAAAGAAGCTTCCGTTCTCGAATATCAAGCTACCCAAGTAG
- a CDS encoding class II aldolase/adducin family protein: MGMQTSSGGNLSMRLQGERFLVKPSGIALFDLQEEDLLVTDSAGGPVEGAGKPTKEVNSHLSIYLVRPDVGGIVHYHPPFATTFAVCRHEIPLKTVHAKRILGKIPVIPPHAEGSETLAASIAKAFSDKSVQAALLFDHGIIAAGPVISQAQNLAELVEESARIAYLSTLLSTVK, translated from the coding sequence ATGGGCATGCAAACCTCAAGCGGCGGAAATCTCAGCATGAGGCTTCAGGGAGAGCGTTTCCTTGTCAAGCCGAGCGGTATAGCCCTCTTCGACCTCCAAGAAGAAGACCTCCTGGTGACTGACAGCGCAGGCGGTCCAGTGGAGGGAGCAGGCAAACCCACCAAAGAGGTCAATTCACATTTGAGCATTTACCTGGTTCGGCCGGATGTAGGTGGCATTGTTCACTACCACCCGCCTTTTGCCACTACCTTTGCGGTGTGCAGGCACGAAATCCCCTTGAAAACGGTTCACGCGAAACGCATCCTCGGCAAGATTCCGGTCATCCCACCCCACGCGGAGGGCAGCGAGACGCTGGCAGCATCCATTGCAAAAGCGTTCTCGGACAAATCTGTTCAGGCAGCTCTTCTGTTTGATCACGGGATAATCGCAGCCGGCCCTGTAATCTCCCAGGCCCAGAACCTGGCGGAACTCGTGGAGGAATCGGCTCGAATCGCCTACCTAAGTACTCTGCTCTCAACAGTAAAATAA
- a CDS encoding substrate-binding domain-containing protein encodes MNRCRKVLFRAIKAMLIMLIIWVLNVSAQENNIVRISGSRYMYFNLTDLAKYYAERRPEANVSVTCAEPYSFLTSMSDKTSDAIMALGKLDDDLKNEAAELGMQLHEQLVGWGAVVMVTDPANPVDYLTLEQVRKIFLGEYQNWKEVGGSDEPIVTMSRDESVSGTEKFFKEFVLGGFPMWQQTVRLFDPDIVRAVRARKGSIADARYTEAIRGRIKGMVKIIGIKEDEGSQAVMPSVDTIRNQSYPLSTPLFLYYDVRSEAHEVKQFVNFCVRRGLGRQYAEAPGTAALK; translated from the coding sequence ATGAATAGGTGTCGCAAGGTGCTATTCCGTGCAATTAAGGCAATGCTGATTATGTTGATCATATGGGTCTTGAATGTTTCCGCCCAGGAAAACAACATCGTACGAATTAGCGGCTCAAGATATATGTATTTCAACCTTACGGATCTCGCCAAGTACTACGCTGAACGACGGCCTGAAGCAAACGTGTCGGTAACCTGTGCGGAACCTTATTCCTTTCTTACCTCAATGTCGGATAAAACCAGCGACGCAATCATGGCCTTGGGAAAATTGGACGACGACCTGAAGAACGAAGCTGCTGAACTGGGGATGCAATTGCACGAACAATTGGTGGGTTGGGGCGCCGTGGTTATGGTAACTGACCCTGCAAACCCTGTTGACTATCTCACGTTGGAACAAGTGCGGAAAATATTTCTCGGCGAGTACCAGAATTGGAAAGAGGTTGGCGGGTCGGATGAGCCCATCGTGACGATGTCCCGTGATGAGTCGGTTTCGGGCACAGAGAAGTTCTTCAAGGAATTCGTCCTCGGCGGCTTCCCAATGTGGCAGCAAACAGTACGGCTGTTCGATCCCGACATAGTAAGGGCCGTCCGAGCGCGAAAGGGTTCCATAGCCGATGCGCGGTACACGGAAGCGATCCGGGGCAGAATCAAGGGCATGGTCAAGATAATAGGCATAAAGGAAGATGAGGGTTCGCAGGCCGTCATGCCGTCTGTGGACACAATTCGAAATCAATCGTACCCGCTGTCTACACCACTCTTCCTGTACTATGATGTCCGCTCTGAAGCACATGAAGTCAAGCAATTCGTCAACTTCTGCGTTCGGCGGGGTCTTGGGCGCCAGTATGCCGAGGCCCCTGGAACCGCTGCTCTTAAGTGA
- a CDS encoding branched-chain amino acid ABC transporter permease, whose protein sequence is MEQPSEPMIPRNTEPIPRPTVVVIALVILAFLPWVTSTPLATEILIWTIFGLGFNLLLGYTGVLSFGHAAYFGLGAYSAGLAFRYWHASIWTGIALGILAPMLLACFIGAIAIRKRGVYFAMISLAFGQMLYFLALSPLKDITRGEDGLTHIPVMEVFSISLNKPAPMYYFILIVTAVMLFLTWRILQSPFGKLLQAFRENEERAKACGFNTTLVKFFSLVLSAFYAGLAGALYTIFLGYVPLSTLFWLTSGTIVMMTILGGRGTLLGPLVGAGVFLFLQNTISVLTPRWELFVGAIFVVIILLFPAGIVGTIQEKFSAYRIARQKT, encoded by the coding sequence ATGGAACAACCAAGCGAACCGATGATTCCACGAAATACCGAGCCCATACCGAGGCCCACTGTTGTCGTGATAGCTCTGGTGATTCTTGCGTTTCTCCCTTGGGTCACTTCGACACCATTGGCGACTGAAATCCTTATCTGGACCATTTTCGGATTAGGATTCAACCTGTTGCTGGGCTATACGGGTGTGCTCTCATTCGGGCATGCGGCATATTTCGGTCTGGGTGCGTACAGCGCGGGTTTGGCATTCAGATACTGGCACGCGAGCATTTGGACCGGCATCGCTTTGGGTATCCTGGCACCCATGCTTCTGGCCTGCTTTATCGGGGCAATAGCCATCCGAAAACGAGGCGTCTATTTTGCCATGATTTCTCTTGCCTTTGGCCAGATGCTTTATTTTCTTGCACTCTCTCCTTTGAAGGACATCACGCGAGGTGAAGACGGCCTGACGCACATCCCGGTGATGGAGGTCTTTTCCATTTCCCTGAACAAGCCTGCGCCTATGTATTATTTTATCCTGATTGTCACGGCCGTCATGCTTTTCCTGACCTGGCGAATACTTCAGTCGCCTTTTGGCAAGCTGCTTCAAGCTTTTCGTGAGAATGAAGAGCGTGCCAAAGCCTGCGGCTTCAACACTACGCTGGTGAAGTTCTTCTCTCTGGTGCTCTCCGCGTTCTATGCGGGCCTTGCCGGGGCGCTATACACTATCTTTCTCGGTTATGTTCCATTGAGCACACTGTTTTGGCTCACATCCGGAACTATTGTCATGATGACCATTCTGGGAGGCAGAGGAACTCTCTTGGGGCCGTTGGTGGGCGCCGGCGTTTTCCTTTTTCTCCAGAACACCATCAGCGTTCTTACGCCTCGCTGGGAGCTTTTTGTCGGTGCAATCTTTGTCGTCATCATCCTTTTGTTCCCGGCCGGGATAGTTGGCACAATCCAGGAGAAGTTCTCCGCGTACCGGATTGCCAGACAAAAGACCTGA
- a CDS encoding ABC transporter ATP-binding protein: protein MVIRTEKVSKHFGGLRAVDGVDFVLKTGQLTSIIGPNGAGKTTLFNLIAGVYQPTAGQVIFKDRDITDLPLHQVSRLGITKTYQINHIFPNLTVFENIRISAQSKETSFNFWKTAASYKKVNEMAERVLERVQLAEKRNHLASTLSHGERRYLEIGIALATEPEVLLLDEPTAGMSCAETFLCSDLIKELNVSLRLSIVLVEHDMSVVMNISDEVVVLNEGRVLAVGTPQEVSDNEDVQSVYLGEK from the coding sequence ATGGTCATACGAACAGAAAAGGTCTCGAAGCACTTCGGTGGCCTTAGGGCGGTGGATGGAGTGGATTTTGTCCTGAAAACAGGGCAGCTCACTTCCATTATAGGTCCCAACGGAGCCGGAAAGACCACGCTTTTCAACCTGATAGCGGGAGTCTATCAACCCACCGCGGGGCAGGTGATTTTCAAAGATAGAGACATTACCGATCTGCCATTGCATCAAGTGTCTCGGCTGGGGATAACAAAGACGTATCAGATCAATCACATCTTTCCCAACCTGACGGTCTTCGAGAATATTCGCATTTCCGCTCAATCGAAGGAAACCTCGTTCAACTTCTGGAAAACGGCCGCCTCGTACAAAAAAGTCAACGAGATGGCGGAAAGAGTTCTTGAACGAGTGCAACTGGCTGAAAAAAGGAATCACCTTGCTTCGACGCTGTCTCATGGCGAAAGAAGGTACCTGGAGATTGGAATAGCCTTGGCGACCGAGCCGGAAGTCTTGCTCCTCGACGAGCCTACCGCGGGCATGAGCTGCGCCGAGACGTTCCTGTGCTCGGACCTGATAAAAGAACTCAATGTCAGTCTGAGACTCTCAATCGTTCTGGTCGAACACGACATGAGCGTTGTGATGAACATTTCCGACGAGGTCGTGGTGCTAAATGAAGGCCGTGTCTTGGCAGTCGGGACCCCGCAAGAGGTCAGCGACAACGAGGACGTCCAAAGTGTCTACCTTGGGGAGAAATAA
- a CDS encoding response regulator, translated as MAKEKILVVDDEPDILELVKYNLAKEGYRVHCLLSGEQALRKAAEEHPDAILLDLMLPDLDGLDVCRQLKNNPATRHIPVIMLTAKGEDADVVTGLELGAEDYIVKPFSPRILLARLRVVFRRKERLASDEDAVVHMHDLTIDPNRHEVLLEGRPMGLTTTEFRILHFLARRPGRVFSRDHIISGVRGEDYAVTERSVDVQIVNLRKKLGKSGDAIETVRGVGYRFKEQ; from the coding sequence ATGGCTAAAGAAAAGATCCTCGTGGTTGATGACGAGCCAGACATTCTGGAGTTGGTTAAATACAACCTGGCGAAGGAAGGATATCGTGTCCACTGCCTACTTTCCGGTGAACAAGCTTTGAGAAAGGCAGCCGAAGAGCATCCTGATGCGATACTGCTTGATCTTATGCTACCTGATCTGGACGGATTGGATGTGTGTCGCCAATTAAAAAACAATCCGGCTACCAGGCACATACCGGTAATCATGCTAACTGCAAAGGGCGAGGACGCGGATGTCGTCACCGGCCTGGAGTTGGGTGCTGAGGACTACATCGTCAAGCCTTTCAGTCCACGAATTCTTCTGGCCAGACTAAGAGTAGTCTTTCGCCGGAAGGAACGTCTTGCCTCCGACGAAGACGCAGTGGTTCACATGCACGATTTGACTATCGACCCTAACCGTCACGAAGTCCTTTTAGAGGGAAGACCGATGGGACTCACGACTACTGAATTTCGGATTCTCCATTTTCTCGCACGCCGGCCCGGCCGGGTATTCAGCCGAGATCATATAATAAGCGGCGTAAGAGGAGAGGATTATGCGGTTACCGAGCGATCTGTCGATGTCCAGATCGTGAATCTACGAAAAAAACTCGGCAAATCGGGGGACGCGATCGAGACCGTCAGAGGCGTGGGGTACCGGTTCAAGGAACAATGA
- a CDS encoding ABC transporter ATP-binding protein, with the protein MLRLEDVNTYYGYSHILQGVSLEVREGEIVVLLGRNGVGKTTTMKTIMGIQPPKTGKVLFFGEDIAGLPPHKIAKMGISLIPEDRRIIPNLTVYENLKLGSLVRGKTNDRDRLFEMVFDYFPKLKERLKQDGGKLSGGEQQMLTIARGLMAQPKLMLIDEPSEGLAPKIVHEIMEIIKKLQNDGVTILLVEQHVEMAMRLSENQRAYIMEKGQIRMTGNLEELSCCMDEVVQCLGAKI; encoded by the coding sequence ATGCTTCGTCTCGAAGACGTGAATACCTATTATGGTTACAGTCACATTTTGCAGGGTGTTTCCCTTGAAGTCCGAGAAGGGGAGATCGTGGTCCTCCTCGGTCGAAACGGTGTGGGGAAGACCACCACGATGAAGACCATAATGGGCATTCAGCCTCCCAAGACAGGCAAGGTCCTCTTCTTTGGGGAAGACATAGCGGGCCTGCCGCCGCACAAGATTGCAAAAATGGGCATCTCGTTGATCCCCGAGGATAGACGAATCATCCCCAATCTAACGGTATATGAGAACCTCAAGCTGGGTTCGTTGGTCCGTGGCAAAACAAACGATCGTGATCGGCTCTTTGAGATGGTCTTTGACTATTTCCCCAAGCTCAAGGAGCGGTTGAAGCAAGATGGAGGGAAACTCTCCGGCGGCGAGCAACAAATGCTGACCATCGCCAGAGGATTGATGGCCCAACCGAAACTTATGCTCATTGATGAGCCCAGTGAGGGCTTGGCCCCCAAGATAGTTCACGAGATCATGGAAATTATAAAGAAGCTTCAGAATGACGGAGTCACGATCCTGCTGGTGGAGCAGCACGTGGAAATGGCCATGAGGCTTAGCGAGAACCAAAGGGCCTACATCATGGAAAAGGGCCAAATCCGGATGACCGGCAATTTGGAAGAGCTAAGTTGCTGCATGGACGAAGTGGTTCAATGCTTGGGAGCAAAGATTTGA
- a CDS encoding branched-chain amino acid ABC transporter permease produces the protein MFADLPWNVIALQLFFGVALGCVYVLLASGLSIIYGLLDVVNFAHGTFAMLGAYAVFVAVSMSGSFFIGILSAVVIVGLIGAVTEIFLLKPLYGKDPLLPLLLTFGLSVAIPDGMKIIFGLIGKPVNYPSALSGATLLGPMIFPNYRLFIVLFTLVIMISLWLFLKKSDLGMIIRASTRDSLMVQVLGVNVSRIWTIGFAMGIGLAALAGAISVPMMSATPDMGVDMTMVAFVVTVVGGLGSLGGAIVGGLFIGLVVAVASFIAGEYANVAMYFCMAVILLVRPRGLFGELGRE, from the coding sequence ATGTTTGCGGATCTGCCCTGGAACGTTATAGCTCTACAGCTCTTCTTCGGGGTGGCGCTGGGTTGCGTGTATGTTCTGTTGGCCAGCGGTCTGTCGATCATCTATGGCCTTCTGGACGTCGTCAACTTCGCGCACGGCACGTTTGCGATGCTGGGAGCGTATGCCGTCTTCGTGGCGGTTTCCATGTCGGGAAGTTTCTTCATAGGCATTCTGAGTGCGGTTGTTATCGTAGGCCTCATAGGCGCGGTCACCGAGATCTTCCTTCTGAAGCCCTTGTACGGAAAGGACCCTCTCTTACCTCTTTTGCTCACCTTCGGACTATCTGTTGCCATCCCGGACGGGATGAAGATCATCTTCGGGCTCATCGGCAAGCCTGTGAACTATCCCAGCGCCCTGAGCGGGGCAACCCTTCTGGGACCTATGATTTTTCCCAATTACCGGTTGTTCATTGTCCTCTTCACCTTGGTCATCATGATCTCGCTGTGGCTCTTTCTCAAGAAGAGCGATCTAGGCATGATTATTCGAGCTTCCACGCGGGACAGCCTGATGGTGCAAGTATTGGGCGTGAACGTTTCACGAATTTGGACGATCGGTTTTGCCATGGGAATCGGGCTGGCCGCTTTGGCCGGCGCTATATCGGTGCCCATGATGTCAGCGACACCCGACATGGGAGTTGATATGACTATGGTCGCTTTTGTAGTCACCGTGGTCGGAGGCCTGGGAAGTCTGGGAGGGGCTATCGTGGGCGGCCTGTTCATCGGGTTGGTTGTCGCGGTAGCCAGTTTCATCGCGGGCGAGTATGCCAATGTCGCCATGTACTTTTGCATGGCCGTGATCCTTCTGGTTCGCCCCAGGGGACTGTTTGGAGAATTGGGCAGAGAATAG